The sequence below is a genomic window from Harmonia axyridis chromosome 1, icHarAxyr1.1, whole genome shotgun sequence.
TGGCCTTGAAGGAGGAGCTCCATAGCTAGAGGATGGGGGAGCTGCAGGTGGAGCACCATAGCTCGAGGAAGGTCTGGAAGGAGCTGGTCTGGATGGGGGAGCGCCATAGCTTGATGATGGCCTTGATGGAGGAGCTCCATAGCTAGAAGATGGAGGTGATGCTGGAGGGGCACCATAGCCTGAAGAAGGAGCTGGTCTAGATGGAGGAGTACCGTAACTAGATGATGGAGGAGCTGCTGGTGGGGCACCGTAGCTTGAGGATGGTCTGGAAGGAGCAGGTCTAGATGGAGGGGCACCGTAGCTGGATGATGGTCTTGAAGGAGGAGCTCCGTAACTGGAGGATGGAGGAGAGGATGGTGGGGCACCATAACTAGAGGATGGTCTGGAAGGAGCTGGCCTAGATGGGGGAGCACCGTAACTGGATGAAGGTGGAGATGCTGGTGGGGCTCCATAACCTCCAGATGGCTGAGAAGGTGGGGCTCCATAGCCTGAAGATGGTTTCGAGGCAGGTCTGGAAGGAGCTATTGGGGTACCGTAGCTGGTTGCGGGTGGGGAACTTGGTGGCGCGCCATAACCGCTGGAAGGTGCAGGTGCTGAAGAATATCCACCACTTCCACCGAATGAAGATGAGCCACCGAAAGATGATCCAAAAGAGGAAGAACCACCGTTGATGAATGAACCTCCGAAGGTACCACCTCCAGTAGGTGCGCCATAAGAAGAAGATGGAGGAGGAGCTGGACCACTTGGGGGAGCACCATAACTGCTAGAAGGTGGGCTTTGAGGAGCTCCATAGCCAGATGAAGGGGCGGCTGGAGAAGGATATCCTCCTCCGAATCCACCGCCGTTACCTCCGCCTCCTGAATAACCACCTCCGTTACCTCCGCCTCCTGAATAACCGCCTCCATTACCTCCTGAAGATCCACCAGAGTAACCACCTCCATTACCACCTGAAGAACCACCAGAGTAACCACCTCCATTACCACCTGAAGAACCACCAGAGTAACCACCTCCATTACCACCTGAAGAACCACCAGAGTAACCACCTCCATTACCACCAGATGATCCACCAGAGTAACCACCTCCATTTCCACCTGAAGATCCTCCAGAATAACCTCCATTTCCTCCAAAAGATCCACCACCTGTAGAGGGAGGCAAGTAACCGTTGGAAGGACCACCAGAAGAATATCCTCCATTACCAGGTAGTGGAGCTGAAAGAAAGTTTTCCTTCAATCCTTGTAGATGCATAAAGACTCAGTTTTGGAGAACTGTGTTATGAATTCTTGAAACCACTTGATTCATACAGGGTACTCAAGTTAATTCTGGCTAAATTTCACGAGAAGATTCTGCAGGTAATTTGCAACAAAAAAGGTCGCTAAGGAGTTTGGTTCAATTATCGTTATGAAATTATTGAAGATTCTAATATTTTGTatcgtttcataattttttcacgGCAaacattatatacagggtggccatttgaaaacgaaacagacgagattacagacgaaataaaggttttcgatagaaatgctcggacaggtcgatttctgtttcgagggggacaacttaagatgtaggttacggacgcatagcgcttcaacccttgctgctacaacccccacccccaatttttgaatagggaagatggggtgagtgatacctcaatttaaaggtatttttatactgatttcagcacagtaattgttttttcattttatgcattagttctcgaaatattcatgcgttagttagttaggaaggaagccacagtcatggttgttttgaagctcaaaatgtcgatttttcacaaaacactacaagtgccatgaaaacaccacttcattttcaaatacttagttaagaatatttcgagaactaatgcataaaatgaaaaaacaattactgtgctgaaatcagtataaaaatacctttcaaatgaggtatcactcaccccatcttccctattcaaaatttgggggtgagggttgtagtagcaagggttgaagcgctatgcgtccgtaacctacatcttaagttgtcccctcgaaacagaaatcgacctgtccgagcatttctatcgaaaaactttatttcgtctgtaatctcgtctgtttcgttttcaaatggccaccctgtataaagcaGTTTCTGCCCATAATTTCCATAGGTGTCTAATGGGCTACATTAACAAGTCAACTTTGGCGAAGGATTTaggctgaagaaaattttaaaataagtttTTCCTTATTTCTCTTATAACAAGTGAgtattttatggaaaatctTCATGCAACTACAGTAGTCTAAGAAGAATTTTCCGTTATTTTCAAGTTGtgaaattttacaaaatattagaaaattGAATAACTTTGCTATAGAATGTGTTTTTGTTGCAAATTGTCTAAATCAACTGAATAGTCAGAATCATTGTATATTCTACTTCCTGTTTGTACAAAGAAGAGTTTTCCAGTTATGATGTAACTTgggtatcaatttcaaattagtCTTAATAAGGAAATGAGGTGATTTTCTGATACATTAAGAAGTTTTTTcaactcaattaattttttcataaccTCAAATGTATCATTTGTAAAACTAACATATGTatttactcttcaaaaaaatataagtgTATCTAATTCGATTTGAGTAACTAGTTTTTCAAGGGTATTCAAAATATGGAACGGTTGAAAATTACAGTTAACTAAAGTTGAATCTATTTGAGGAACATTCAATTGGCGGATTCTGAATTAGGTATTTGACAAACATTCGAAGAGCCATCGAGTTTATTACGATTCTGCTAGCTGACAGAATTATCGTTTTATTGTTCATGGTTCTTAATGAGTATGTAGCTTGTTTAACTCGATTTCGATATTAGAAACTACAGGAGAACAATCTTATCAAATGTGgggaaatatttaattattttagcGTATACGGTTGCataatgatttttatgaaaGCAATAAATTTTGCATCGATTCATCTAACACGCATATATCGTACAAGTTTTCGCCAATTTTTTCAGGCTAATTGAAAAatctattattaattatttcggAACGGATTTTCTCCAGGATGTCCCTTATTTAATGTTTCGATGTAAAATGTATAACGATAAGTATCAGACTAACGACTAAAGAATGAGTCACCGATTTTCTTAGGATTAATTTTATGTTAATAAAAAGTGTTGATGTCAGTTTCTCCATgcgtattcatttcaatttattcttgaaaatatttccacAGTACTGATTCTGCTTATTTGTATGGTTTATTTGAAGTAATGAGAAATTGCCTTACCTTCACGTTTAGCAAGCTGTCCTGCTTGTGATGGTGTTAAAGAACATAGTGCAAGTGCACAgctctgaaacaaaaaattggaaCTTATAGGCCCTTtctaaataatggaaaataatcAGTGCACtcattttcatcatttattgattattattttctaatgaattaaaatttcggtagatgtaaaaaattaattcattcagaatttgaATCGgacaataataattaaaaaattggtTACATTCTCTTAGATATTAATCCAATAAATGATATCTCGAGATAATGTTTAAGGATTATTCGGATAGAAATGGTAGATAGATCAATTCTGAATTAAGTCAATTTGATAGGAATGTTTATTTCAGTGCACAAAAAAATAAACTTATAGGCCCTTTCGAAATAATGGTAAACAAACAGTGCTATATCTGCTTATCTCTGACTGATTTAcctaataaatcaaaatttcgataggtataaaaaatttattcaatcgGGATTGAAATCGGAAAATAACAATATCATGATAAAATTTCATTAGATATTTATCTAATAAATGATATCTTAAGATAAAGCTTAGTGAATGATTCagttgaaaatgatgaaatgaaattttggtaGGTCAATTCAAGTTTATGTATTTTGATTGGGACATTTATTTTAGTGCAATGAAAAGTAGTTATGTGATATATTGTTCCGATAATGAAACTGATGCAAatttatcgaagaaaatttAATTCTTCTGAATTAAATTGTTCACAAtacaattattgaatatatttttttctatattctgctgaaatattcactgagtatcgtgtttacggacagGCAGAATTTAATTTGACAATGAATTCGCCCTAATCGAATCGAGTTGAGTCCAGTTTTTCCtgctttgttttttcaataggaaGTCTTTTTTTTACTTTTCTGGTTTTcacatttaaataaaaaatacttcATATCAATCCTCACTTCAGaaatattgatgtttttttgaGGCAAGACATGTTTTCTTCAATATCATAGTCAGTCggaatattttatattacaGTTTTGATAAGTCctatagatatttatttctgcttgaatattaggaagtaatttcagaaaaaatgatcCGTCTGAAGTTTCAATTTGAGATTCATTGTATGTTCAATGATATAGGAATTTTTCACCATTTCGCTCATTTGTTGATAAAAAAGAAACATTAGTCGTTTTCAGTTGAAATAAAACTATCCTGCACATAATATCaactttctattttattattaaactcTAATGATATTTTCATCAATACTCAAGGTAATGGTCTTTATTCAATGTCATTTCTCTGCATGAAGAATGTATAATTTACTGCAATCAAGTATTTTGTCGACGGATACGAATTTACCCAGATTAAATAAGACATGACGACTcatgaagaaaagaagaaagcTTCACATTAATATTTGATTGTTTTCAACAATTGACATGGCTCAGTGAAATTTAagatattgaatttatattgtTCCGTTTTTTAATTAGATTTCAATCTAGtactttcagaatttttgaaattttttcgaagaatgagtacaataatctaataaaaatatcatactatctaatgaaatataaattgaCTGTAATTTATACGTTTTAAAGGAAGAGATTCTGATATTTTGTGCCAccgaattttcaattgaaatttgctCGGTAATTACTTTGGTTGTTAGatttttttcagaacaaaaatgaaaaattcgacaGATTATCTTAGACATTTTAgacgaaaaattttccatttttgtgATTTAGGATATAATTGTTCGAATTAGCACAATTAACCAGTTTTCAGAATTAATCATAAAGACattttcattcgatttcaaTGGAAAAGATTATGTATGCGAAAAATTCACGAGAatcaaattttttggaaaaagaatTTTCAAAGTTTCTCTGATGATATGAGAATTTGAAATGAATCTTAATATTCCGAGTTTTTTGATTGAATCATCTGAATATATATCCTGATTTATCCTGAGAATTCTTGAGAAAATTTCCACGAAAATTTCCATATTTGTGAAAATCTTCAGAATTCATAAATCCAACTTTTTTCTGATCAAAATCACTTTTCCATTTTAATTCCTTGTGCTCTTCGAAAATCACTGTTAATCCACTAGTCACAAAACTTACCACTATCAAAAATCTACGCATTTTGTTCGATGCACTCGCACTCACTAGAAAAAAGTTGTCTTCACTGTTTGTGAAACGGTGAAGATGTGATGCTAGAGGAACCCTACTAGACATATATTTATAGTAGCGAAGATGGGTAAGCTGGTGAAAGTGAATTTGGTGGATTTTGCCAAGTGTGGGAGAGTTGGGACATTGTACTGAAGATGCTGTGGAACCTTGACAGGGGTGATCTATCCTAGCGACCTTGTGTGATTATTTGCTCTTAGATTTATCCTTCATCTTGTGCGTTTCTCTCAAGTTCcttcaaaaaaaactttcatgTAAGTCCGGTTAGATCATAATTTTTTCGTCGAATTCTGGTagcaattgattttttttctgatggGTACTAGCAGAGACCTTCTTACCTAATCATTTTTCCATTAATTGTAATTGGAAACCGGATTCGAATATATACAATTCTTCCATAACACAAAATCtcaaaacatattgaaaatcttaaaaacctattCAGTTGGTTTTGAACCCATGATTATTCGAtctggaatttaaaaaaaaccctttgaaaatgaataaactgtAATAGCTAGAGAATTTCGATGAAAAATGATCAATGTTATCATCGTAATATTCATTcttgatttcatttttatagatcctCCTCATAGGTTTTTGGATATTGtttgttcaaaatttgatttcattattctaaGCCTCTAAAACTCATGGAATTCTCTAGAGCTAGGAGAACCAATGCAGTAAGTATACaggtacattgaaaaataagtttagtttgatgaataaacatATGGCGCAAAATGCATTTTAACGGAGATATGTCTTtacaaagttgataaaattgaaaaaattccccCTCAAAACAtctaaacggtgaatgccaccagtttaaaatttcgtgcataaatgtatgttgttaaaatacatttttttatgacaCTTCTGcatttttgatattgttataaagagCGTATTTAGAgggtgagtcatgatttttttcacaACTTCTTTCGTTGTGTTCGTTTGAGTGAAAAAATAGAAGCATTCCATGGAACaaagaaaattacatgaaaaaggttctctaatcaaaaacaaaaaaagcggaacagttttcgagatatttgagtttttgtagtCACATGATGCATCACGAGATTCATCGATAACTATAGAAGTTGTTCcgaaaaaatcatgactcaccctctgaaaacaccctttataacaatatcagaaatgtataTTAAAGTGTAATAAACAActgtattttaacaacatacatATATAcaagaaatttcaatttggtggcattcaccgtttacaagttatgcggagaaatttttttaatttaatcaactttggaaggatatatttCCCTCAATATGCgttttgggccataagtttattcatcaaactatacttatatTTCAAAGTACTATCACAaacagaaagctcggtacacatttttgttccaccctgtatataaactGATTTTTGTATCAAAATCCAGAAAATAGCTCCTATGGTTTTCGAGTGAAGCTTTTGAAGGAATAAGGAAGCGGAAGTATTTTATCATtctgaaggattttccaatgagaggtttaattttgatatagaaaaatatcgaatatatttcaagagaaatcaatggatgtttatttcatagaGAAGAG
It includes:
- the LOC123671134 gene encoding loricrin, with the protein product MRRFLIVSCALALCSLTPSQAGQLAKREAPLPGNGGYSSGGPSNGYLPPSTGGGSFGGNGGYSGGSSGGNGGGYSGGSSGGNGGGYSGGSSGGNGGGYSGGSSGGNGGGYSGGSSGGNGGGYSGGSSGGNGGGYSGGGGNGGGYSGGGGNGGGFGGGYPSPAAPSSGYGAPQSPPSSSYGAPPSGPAPPPSSSYGAPTGGGTFGGSFINGGSSSFGSSFGGSSSFGGSGGYSSAPAPSSGYGAPPSSPPATSYGTPIAPSRPASKPSSGYGAPPSQPSGGYGAPPASPPSSSYGAPPSRPAPSRPSSSYGAPPSSPPSSSYGAPPSRPSSSYGAPPSRPAPSRPSSSYGAPPAAPPSSSYGTPPSRPAPSSGYGAPPASPPSSSYGAPPSRPSSSYGAPPSRPAPSRPSSSYGAPPAAPPSSSYGAPPSRPSSSYGAPPAAPPSSSYGAPPASPPSSSYGAPNGGGSSFGGSSSFGGSSSFGGSSSFGGSSSFGGSGGYSAPAPAPSSSYGAPNGNGGGNGYSSSGGNGGGFGGGSPSGSYGAPPASPPSSSYGAPPSGPSNGGGQSYASNGGYSY